GGACTGTTCGTGCGCAGCCTGCACCGCGTGCGCGTGCAGGACCTCGGCTTCTCCCCCGACCGGCTGCTGCTCGCGACGCTCGACGTGCGCGACCCGCTGCCACCACGCGAGCGGGACGCGCTGCACGTCGCGCTGGCCGAGCGCCTGACGCGGCTGGCGGGGGTCACCGGCGCGACGGTCGTGCAGGCGGTGCCGTTCGGGCCGCATCACATTCCGCCGATCAGCGTCCCGGGGCGCGCCGAGCCGCCGATGGCCGGGGAGCAGCTGCCGCTGATGTACGGCGCGACGCCCGCGTACCTGAAGCTGTTAGGCGCGCGGCTGCGCGACGGCCGGCTGTTCGGGCCCGGCGACCGCCGCGGCGCGCCGCTCGTCGTGATCGTGAACGAGACGATGGCGCGCGAGGTGTGGCCCGGGCAGCGCGCGGTGGGCCAGTGCGTGCGCATCGGCTTCGATCCCGCGCTGCCGCCGTCGCCCGCGGCGCCGACGACGCTGCCGTGCCGCGAGGTGGTCGGCGTGGTCGCCGACTCGCGCGCGCGGTCGCTGCGCCCCGACGGACGCGAGGCGACGCTCATGCAGTACTACGTGCCGTTCGAGCAGCTGCCGCCGCCCGCGCCGGTCGCCGGCGACTTCCCGGAGGTGTTCGGGATCCTCGTCGGCGCGGCCGGCGACCCGGCGCGGCTCGCGCCCGCGGTGCAGCGGCTGCTGCAGGGCGCGAGCCCGCGTCCCGTGTACGCGCGCGTGCGCCCGTACGCCGACCTGCTCGATCCGCAGCTGCGCCCGTGGCGGCTCGGCGCGACGCTGTTCACCGCGTTGGGCGCGCTGGCGCTCGCGATCGCCGCGGTGGGGCTGTTCGGCGTCGTGTCGTACCTCGCCGCGCGGCGCACGCGGGAGATGGGGGTGCGGCTCGCGTTAGGCGGCTCGCGCACGCGGGTGGGCGGCGCGGTCGTCGTGGACGCGGCGCGCATGACCGCGGCCGGCGTCGCCGGCGGCATCGTCGCCGCGCTCGCGCTCGCGCCGCTCGTGCAGCCGATGCTGTTCCGCACCTCGGCCCGCGACGCCCTCGTGCTCGCGGCGTCGGGCGCGGTGCTCGTGCTCGTGACCGTCGTCGCGGCGGCGGTGCCGGCGTGGCGCGCGGGGCGCGTGAGCCCGCTCGTGGCGCTGCGCGCGGAGTGATGGGGCGAGGTGACAGGCGAGTACCCTGGGGATCCAACGGCGATGGGAAGGATTTCGAGATCCCTTCTTTCGCCATTGGATCCCCGGATGCGTTCCGCCGGGAGCTTGTGAGGTCATGAAGGGCGGCGGATATTCGGCCGCGGGGCGGGCCGAGCGCCGTGATGCCCGTCCCCACGACGCGACCGCGCAGAGGATTTCGAGATCGGCAAGTCCGACGGCTTCTACCGGGCAGCGCGCGCGGTGGACGACCGGCACCTCGTGAAAGGCGTACGGGAGAAGGAGTGCTTCCGCTCCGGTCCACGACACGCAGCGCGACTACACGTGCTACTTCGAGGGCGAGATCGAGGTCGAGGGGATCAAGATGCCCCAGGTGAAGACGTGCTATCAGGACGGCAAGCTCATTCTGACGGACGTGTTCACGAACGTACGGCCGTGACGTGATGCGCGACCGTTCGGCGGCAGCTCGTGCTTATCTTGTCTCACGCGGAGCCGCGGAGCGCGCGGAGAACGCCACTCGTGTCGTCGGCGTTCCCCGCGTGCTCCGCGGCTCCGCGTGACATGAACGGCACGGCCCGAGACCACCCATGAGACCTCGCGTCGGAGACCGCGCGCGCCGCTCGCTCACGCTCACGCGTCGGCACGTCGAGACGTTCGCCGAGCTGACCGGCGACTACAACCCGCTGCACTTCGACGCCGACTTCGCCGCGCGCACGCGGTTCGGCGCGCTCGTCGTGCAGGGCGGCCTCACGACCGGGCTGCTGCACGCGCTCGTCGCGATGGATCTGCCCGGTCCCGGCTCGGTGTTCCTGAGCCAGAGCTGGAAGTTCACCGCGCCCGTCTACGTCGACGACACGATCACCGCCGAGGCGGAGGTCGTGAGCGTGCACGCCACGAAGCCGGTGACGCAGCTGCGCATCGTCGTCACGCGGCAGACCGGCGAGACGGTGCTCGAGGGAGAGGCGTGGTGCTACACGATGTCGCCCGACGGCGGGACGGGCGCATGAGCGACCGCATCGGCGTGCTGGTGCGCACCGACGCCGGCCCCGGCATCCTGCACCAGCTCACGGGCGTCATCGCGCGGCACCGCGGCGACATCGCGTCGGTGGAGATTTCGAGCCGCGGCGGCGGCGAGGACCAGGTGTACTTCGAGATCGATCTCCCCGACGATCCCGCGCCGCTGCTCGACGAGCTGCGCGCGCTCCGCGTCGTGCGCGCGGTGGAGCGCGTGGAGTCGATGCGCGCGATCTACGGCAAGCGCGTGATCATCATGGGCGGCGGCGCGCAGGTCGGGCAGGTCGCGATCGGCGCCATCTCCGAGGCCGATCGCCACAACATCCGCGGCGAGCGCATCTCGGTGGACACGATCCCGCTCGTCGGCGAGCAGCCGCTGGCCGACGCGGTGCGCGCGGTCGCGCGGCTGCCGCGCGCCGCCGCGCTCGTGCTCGCGGGCTCGCTCATGGGCGGCGACATCGAGCGCGCGGTGCGCGAGGTGCGCGCGCAGGGGCTGCTCGTCGTGAGCCTCAACATGGCCGGCAGCGTCCCCGACGCGGCGGATCTCGTCGTCACCGATCCGGTGCAGGCCGGCGTGATGACCGTGATGGCGATCGCCGAGACGGCGCGGTTCACCGTGAGTCGACTGCAGCGGCGCGTGTTCTGATCACCCGGAGCCCCGGAGGGCGCGGAGAGCTGCCGTCGCCATATGAATGAACGAACCGCAGAGGACGCAGAGGGTCGCAGAGGACTGCCCTCTTCGATTGGACCACGGAGGACACGGAGGACACAGAGGAAACCCACTCTCTTGAAAGGGTTCTCCTCCGTGTCCTCTGTGTCCTCTGTGGTTGAAGAAGCAGTTGACGTTCTCTGCGGCCCTCTGCGTCCTCTGCGGTTCAAATGCACGGCAGAAGGCCCTCCCCGCTCGAGATCACCCGACCCCGACGTCGTCCTCCCACCGCAGGATCCCACCGGCGAGCGACACCGCGGGAATGCCCGCCGCGCGGAGCTGGTGCACGGCGTGGAGGCTGCGCACGCCCGAGCGGCAGTAGACGACGACCTCGCGCGAGCCGTCGATCGACGGGATCGCGCCGGCGAGCGTGCCTAACGGGATGTGGCGCGCGCCGGCGATGCGGCCCTCGGCCCACTCGTGCGGCTCGCGCACGTCGATGAGGTCGAGGTCCGCGCCGGCGGCCCGTCGGGCCGCGAGCTCCTGCGGCGTGATCTCCAGCGCGTCGTCGTCCTGGTTGGGCATCGGTGTCCCGCAGTAGGCGTCGTAGTCGATGAGCGTCGTGATCTCGCGCGTCCCGCACGCGCGGCACGCCGGGTCGCGCGGCACGCGCACGGTGCGGAAGCTCATGCCGAGCGCGTCGACGAGCAGCAGGCGGCCGACGAGCGGATCGCCGAGCCCCAGCACGAGCTTCAGCGTCTCGGTGGCCTGGATCGTCCCGACGAGTCCCGGCAGCACGCCGAGCACCCCGCCCTCCGCGCAGCTCGGCACGAGCCCCGGCGGCGGCGGCTCGGGGAACAGGCACCGGTAGCACGGCCCATCGGGCGTGCAGAACACCGACGCCTGCCCCTCGAACTGGAAGATGGCGCCGTGCACGTTCGGCTTCCCGAGCAGCACGCACGCGTCGTTCACGAGGTAGCGCGTGGCGAAGTTGTCGGTGCCGTCGACGACGACGTCGTAGTCGCGGAGGATCTCCATCGCGTTCGCCGACGTGAGCCGCGTCTCGTGCGTCTCCACGCACACGTGCGGGTTCACGTCGGCCAGTCGCGCGCGCGCCGAGTCGAGCTTCGGCGTGCCGATGGCGGCGGTGCCGTGCAGGATCTGGCGGTGCAGGTTCGACGCGTCGACGACGTCGAAGTCCACGAGCCCCAGCGTGCCGACGCCCGCCGCGGCGAGGTACAGCGCCGCCGGCGACCCGAGCCCGCCCGCGCCGACGAGCAGCACGCGCGCGTGCTTCAGCCGCCGCTGCCCCTCGGCCCCGACGTTGGGCAGCGTGATCTGGCGCGCGTAGCGGCGCGCCTCCTCGCGCGAGAGATCCGTCACGCGACTCAGCCGCCGCTCACCGCGGCGACGATCATGATCGTGTCGCCGTCGTCGACGCGCGTCGCGAGCCCCTCGGCGAACCGCACGTTCTCCTCGCCGACGAAGATGTTCACGTGCTCGCGCACGTCGCCGCGCTCCGTCATCACGCGGTCCGCCACGCCGGGCCACCGCGCCTTCACCACCGACAGCGCATCGCCCACCGTTAGGCACCGCTCGTCCAGCCGCAGCGTGGCGCTGCCGCGGGCGTACGGGTACAGGGCACGAGGGAGGAGGACGGTGAGGGACATTCGCGGCGTGGCTGCGTAGCTGCGTGGCTGCGTGTGGGTCTGAAGTTACGCACCGACGCAGCTACGCAGCAGGCGTCCCGACCACTCCCACTTTCACGCAGCAGATCGACGGCAGCGCGTCCGCCAGGCAGGTCCACGAGTCGCCGCCGTCGGCCGAGGCGTACACCTTGCCGCTGCGCGTGCCGAAGTAGACGCCCGCCGGGTCGTGCGCGTCGGTGGCGAGCGCGTCGCGCAGCACCGTCTCGTACGCGTCCTCCTGGGGCAGCCCCGCGGTCAGCGGCTCCCACGACGCGCCGGCGTTGCGCGTGCGGTAGACGCGCAGCTTCGCGTCGGGCGTGATGCGGAACTCGTCCGACTGGATCGGCACGATGTACACCGTGTCGACGTCGCGCGGGTGCATCGCCATCGCGAAGCCGAAGTCGGACGGGACGCCGTTCGCGACGTCGGTCCACGAGTCGCCCCAGTCGTCGCTGCGGTAGAGCCCCCAGTGGTTCTGCAGAAACAGCCGCTCGGGGCGCGCGGGATGGTGCACCACCTTGTGCACGCACTGGCCGAACTCCGGGTACTTGTTCGGCAGGAACTCCGCGCGCACGCCCTCGTTGCGCGGCCGCCACGTCGCGCCGCCGTCGTCGGTGCGGTACACGCCGGCGGTGGAGATCGCGACGAGCATCCGCTCCGCGCGCGTCGGGTCGGGGACGATCGTGTGCAGACAGAGGCCGCCGCCGCCGGGCTGCCAGCGCGGGCGGTGCTCGTGCCGCAGCAGCCCGTCCACCGCCGCCCAGCTCTCGCCGCCGTCGCGCGACTCGAACAGCGCCGCCGGCTCGACGCCCGCCCACAGCCGGTCCGGCTCGTCCGCCGGGCCGGGGACGATCTGCCACACCTGCACGAGCGCGAGCCCCGAGTCCTCCGGGAAGCGCACGTTCTGCCGCTCCGGCCCCGACCACGTCGCGCCGAAGTCGTCGCTCGTGCGGATCGCGCTTCCCCAGTGGAAGCTCCGCGTCGCGGCGAGCAGGCGGTTCCGGCCTCCCCGCCCGTCGTACGCCATCGCGTAGACCGACTCGCCCGGGAAGTGCGGGCCGTCGATCGTCCACGCGCCGCGCTCGGCGTCGGCGCGGAGGATGAAGGCGCCTTTCACGGTGCCGACGAGCAGGAGGACGTCGCCGGCCTGGGGAGCGGTGGGCATGGGCGGGGGGTTGGGAGGGACGGGCAAGGTGCAGCGCGCACGTCGCCGCGGCAACGTGCCTCTCACGTTCGACGAACGGCGGTGGCCCCGATCGACAACGCCGCCAGCCGGTGCGGCGTATTCCTGGCGGGCCGGGTCGCTCGCGACGCCGGCTCGGCGCGCGCCCGGCGGAGCTCCACGGTGGGTGTTTTCAATTCAAGCCATGCACGGCAATTCGGCGAATTGCCTTCCATTCCCTGAATTGCGAACGAGCGAACGTGGAGTCTTCCCCGGCGCGCGGGACTCGCCAACGTGACGATGCTCACACTCTCGCGCCCCCTGCTCACGCTCGCCGCCGCGACGCTGCTCGGCGCCGCTGCCGCGCACGCCCAGCCCGCCGCCCCGCCCGCCGCCTCGCCGGCCGCGAAGGCGCGCGCGGACAACGGCCGGCCCCCGTTCACCCCGGCCGACGTGCGGTTCATGTCCGGCATGATCGGCCACCACGCGCAGGCCGTGCTCATGGCCGGCTGGGCCCCGACGCACGGCGCGAGCCGCGCGGTGAGCGTGCTCGCCGAGCGGATCGTCGTCGCGCAGCGCGACGAGATCGCGTTCATGCAGCGGTGGCTCGGGGACCGCGCGCTCGACGTGCCCGACCCGGCCCACGTCGCCGGCATGCCCGGCATGGAAGGGATGCACCACGAGATGATGCCGGGGATGGCGACCGCCGAGGAGCTGCAGCGGCTCGACCACGCGCGCGGCGCCGAGTTCGACCGGCTCTTCCTCACGCTGATGATCAAGCACCACCAGGGCGCGCTCACCATGGTGGACCAGCTCCTCGCCGCGCCCGGAGCGGCGAACGACGACGCCGTCTACAAGTTCGTCTCCGACGTCAGCGCCGATCAGTCGACGGAGATCGACCGGATGACCTCCATGCTGGAGAGCATGAAACCTTGAACGGCGCTGCGTGGCTGCGTGCGATCCGACATCCACGCAGCCACGCAGCTACGCAGCCACGCAGCGTTCC
This DNA window, taken from Gemmatirosa kalamazoonensis, encodes the following:
- a CDS encoding MaoC family dehydratase, with product MRPRVGDRARRSLTLTRRHVETFAELTGDYNPLHFDADFAARTRFGALVVQGGLTTGLLHALVAMDLPGPGSVFLSQSWKFTAPVYVDDTITAEAEVVSVHATKPVTQLRIVVTRQTGETVLEGEAWCYTMSPDGGTGA
- a CDS encoding DUF5612 domain-containing protein — translated: MSDRIGVLVRTDAGPGILHQLTGVIARHRGDIASVEISSRGGGEDQVYFEIDLPDDPAPLLDELRALRVVRAVERVESMRAIYGKRVIIMGGGAQVGQVAIGAISEADRHNIRGERISVDTIPLVGEQPLADAVRAVARLPRAAALVLAGSLMGGDIERAVREVRAQGLLVVSLNMAGSVPDAADLVVTDPVQAGVMTVMAIAETARFTVSRLQRRVF
- the moeB gene encoding molybdopterin-synthase adenylyltransferase MoeB, which codes for MSRVTDLSREEARRYARQITLPNVGAEGQRRLKHARVLLVGAGGLGSPAALYLAAAGVGTLGLVDFDVVDASNLHRQILHGTAAIGTPKLDSARARLADVNPHVCVETHETRLTSANAMEILRDYDVVVDGTDNFATRYLVNDACVLLGKPNVHGAIFQFEGQASVFCTPDGPCYRCLFPEPPPPGLVPSCAEGGVLGVLPGLVGTIQATETLKLVLGLGDPLVGRLLLVDALGMSFRTVRVPRDPACRACGTREITTLIDYDAYCGTPMPNQDDDALEITPQELAARRAAGADLDLIDVREPHEWAEGRIAGARHIPLGTLAGAIPSIDGSREVVVYCRSGVRSLHAVHQLRAAGIPAVSLAGGILRWEDDVGVG
- a CDS encoding MoaD/ThiS family protein, which produces MSLTVLLPRALYPYARGSATLRLDERCLTVGDALSVVKARWPGVADRVMTERGDVREHVNIFVGEENVRFAEGLATRVDDGDTIMIVAAVSGG
- a CDS encoding WD40/YVTN/BNR-like repeat-containing protein, which produces MPTAPQAGDVLLLVGTVKGAFILRADAERGAWTIDGPHFPGESVYAMAYDGRGGRNRLLAATRSFHWGSAIRTSDDFGATWSGPERQNVRFPEDSGLALVQVWQIVPGPADEPDRLWAGVEPAALFESRDGGESWAAVDGLLRHEHRPRWQPGGGGLCLHTIVPDPTRAERMLVAISTAGVYRTDDGGATWRPRNEGVRAEFLPNKYPEFGQCVHKVVHHPARPERLFLQNHWGLYRSDDWGDSWTDVANGVPSDFGFAMAMHPRDVDTVYIVPIQSDEFRITPDAKLRVYRTRNAGASWEPLTAGLPQEDAYETVLRDALATDAHDPAGVYFGTRSGKVYASADGGDSWTCLADALPSICCVKVGVVGTPAA
- a CDS encoding DUF305 domain-containing protein, yielding MLTLSRPLLTLAAATLLGAAAAHAQPAAPPAASPAAKARADNGRPPFTPADVRFMSGMIGHHAQAVLMAGWAPTHGASRAVSVLAERIVVAQRDEIAFMQRWLGDRALDVPDPAHVAGMPGMEGMHHEMMPGMATAEELQRLDHARGAEFDRLFLTLMIKHHQGALTMVDQLLAAPGAANDDAVYKFVSDVSADQSTEIDRMTSMLESMKP